One window from the genome of Roseomonas haemaphysalidis encodes:
- the paaZ gene encoding phenylacetic acid degradation bifunctional protein PaaZ, with product MALTLQSFAEGHWVPAGADAVDIPSAVDGRVVATASSTGLDFAAMARFARMVGGPALRAMTFHQRAELLKRLAVHLTERKEALYELSFDTGATRRDSWIDIDGGIGTLFAYASRGRKELPSERFILDGAFEPLSRQGSFVGAHILSPLHGVAVHVNAFNFPCWGLLEKLAPALLAGMPVISKPATSTAYVAHAMVAMIVESGILPPGALQFVAGSTGDLLDHLTGQDVVSFTGSAATSGKLRDHPAVSRNAVRFIAERDSLNAAILGSDAAPESPEFDLFVKEVAREMTAKAGQKCTAIRRVIVPRAQVQAVRDALAARLARQRIGNPRDEAVTMGPLSSQGQRRDVRAQVAELARDAEIVFGDPARVEVSGANAERGAFLSPLLLHCADPIRAERVHHVEAFGPVATLLPYDDLDQAVMLAQRGEGSLVASAFSYDPAVTEQLVMGLAPFHGRLYLLDRDSAKEGTGHGSPLPALVHGGPGRAGGGEEMGGMRGVHHYLQRTALQGSPAKLSALTRQWGAGAPTRTDGPHPFRRSFDELAIGDTVETPSRVITLGDIEHFAHFTGDTFYAHMDEEAAKANPFFPGRVAHGYLILSFAAGLFVDPAPGPLLANYGLERLRFLKPVSPGDSIRVRLTVKAKRLGRLPEYGEVRWDAEVFNQHDETVAQYDVLTMSARAP from the coding sequence ATGGCCCTGACACTGCAAAGCTTCGCCGAAGGCCATTGGGTGCCCGCCGGGGCGGACGCCGTGGACATCCCCAGCGCGGTGGACGGGCGCGTGGTGGCCACCGCCTCCTCCACCGGGCTGGACTTCGCGGCCATGGCGCGCTTTGCCCGCATGGTGGGCGGCCCGGCGTTGCGGGCCATGACCTTTCACCAGCGCGCCGAGCTGTTGAAGCGTCTGGCGGTGCATCTGACCGAGCGCAAGGAAGCGCTCTACGAGCTGTCCTTCGACACGGGTGCCACGCGGCGCGACAGCTGGATCGACATCGATGGCGGCATCGGCACGCTGTTCGCCTATGCCTCGCGTGGGCGCAAGGAGCTGCCGAGCGAGCGCTTCATCCTGGACGGGGCCTTCGAGCCGCTGTCGCGGCAGGGCAGCTTCGTCGGTGCGCATATCCTGTCGCCGCTGCACGGCGTGGCGGTGCACGTCAACGCCTTCAACTTTCCCTGCTGGGGACTGCTGGAAAAGCTGGCGCCCGCGCTGCTGGCCGGCATGCCGGTGATCAGCAAGCCCGCGACCTCGACCGCCTATGTGGCGCATGCGATGGTGGCGATGATCGTGGAATCCGGCATCCTGCCGCCCGGCGCGCTGCAATTCGTGGCGGGTTCCACCGGCGACCTGCTGGACCACCTGACGGGGCAGGACGTGGTGTCCTTCACCGGCTCCGCCGCCACCTCCGGCAAGCTGCGCGACCACCCTGCGGTGTCGCGCAACGCGGTGCGCTTCATCGCCGAGCGGGATTCGCTGAACGCCGCCATCCTGGGTTCCGACGCGGCGCCGGAAAGCCCGGAGTTCGACCTCTTCGTCAAGGAAGTGGCGCGGGAGATGACCGCCAAGGCCGGGCAGAAATGCACCGCCATCCGCCGCGTGATCGTGCCGCGCGCCCAGGTGCAGGCGGTGCGCGACGCGCTGGCCGCCCGGCTGGCCCGGCAGCGCATCGGCAATCCGCGTGACGAGGCGGTGACCATGGGCCCGCTGTCCAGCCAGGGCCAGCGGCGCGACGTGCGCGCCCAGGTGGCGGAGCTGGCGCGGGACGCGGAGATCGTCTTCGGCGACCCCGCGCGGGTGGAGGTGTCCGGTGCCAATGCCGAGCGCGGCGCCTTTCTCTCCCCCCTGCTGCTGCATTGCGCCGATCCGATCCGGGCCGAGCGGGTGCATCACGTCGAGGCCTTCGGGCCCGTCGCGACGTTGTTGCCTTATGACGACCTGGATCAGGCCGTCATGCTGGCGCAGCGTGGCGAGGGCAGCTTGGTCGCCTCGGCCTTTTCCTACGACCCGGCGGTGACGGAACAGCTGGTGATGGGCCTCGCGCCGTTTCACGGCCGGCTGTACCTGCTGGACCGCGACAGCGCCAAGGAAGGCACGGGCCACGGCTCCCCCCTGCCGGCGCTGGTGCATGGCGGCCCGGGGCGCGCCGGCGGGGGCGAGGAGATGGGCGGCATGCGTGGCGTGCACCATTACCTGCAGCGCACGGCCTTGCAGGGCTCGCCCGCCAAGCTTTCGGCGCTGACCCGCCAATGGGGTGCAGGGGCGCCGACCCGCACGGACGGCCCGCACCCCTTCCGCCGCTCCTTCGACGAGCTGGCCATCGGCGATACGGTGGAAACGCCTTCGCGCGTCATCACCCTCGGCGACATCGAGCATTTCGCGCACTTCACCGGCGACACCTTCTACGCCCACATGGACGAGGAGGCTGCCAAGGCGAACCCCTTCTTTCCCGGCCGCGTGGCGCATGGCTACCTGATCCTGTCCTTTGCCGCCGGGCTGTTCGTGGACCCCGCGCCGGGGCCACTGCTGGCCAATTACGGGCTGGAGCGGCTGCGCTTCCTAAAGCCCGTCTCGCCGGGCGACAGCATCCGCGTGCGGCTGACGGTTAAGGCCAAGCGCCTCGGCCGCCTGCCGGAATACGGCGAGGTGCGCTGGGACGCCGAGGTCTTCAACCAGCACGACGAGACGGTGGCGCAATACGACGTGCTGACCATGAGCGCGCGTGCCCCCTAG
- a CDS encoding Lrp/AsnC family transcriptional regulator, with protein MSQPVELDGFERAILVALQKNARLSVQEIADSIGLSASPTWRRIKAMQDAGLVLDYVARLDAAKLGFGQTVFANVTLIKHQREAMRDFERAILERPEVLQCFSMTGSADYIIRAVVRDAAHYERFLQEAVFTNPAIQHISSHFALREIKNVTALPL; from the coding sequence ATGTCCCAACCCGTCGAACTGGACGGCTTCGAGCGTGCCATTCTGGTGGCGCTGCAAAAGAACGCGCGGCTGAGCGTGCAGGAGATCGCCGATTCCATCGGCCTGTCCGCCTCGCCCACCTGGCGGCGGATCAAGGCGATGCAGGATGCCGGGCTGGTGCTGGACTACGTGGCGCGGCTGGACGCCGCCAAGCTCGGCTTCGGCCAGACGGTCTTCGCCAATGTCACGCTGATCAAGCACCAGCGCGAGGCGATGCGCGACTTCGAGCGCGCCATCCTGGAGCGGCCCGAAGTGCTGCAATGCTTCTCGATGACCGGCAGCGCCGACTACATCATCCGCGCCGTGGTGCGCGACGCCGCGCATTACGAGCGCTTCCTGCAGGAAGCGGTGTTCACCAATCCCGCCATCCAGCACATCTCTTCGCACTTCGCGCTGCGCGAGATCAAGAACGTGACGGCGCTGCCGCTCTAG